A region from the Nostoc sp. HK-01 genome encodes:
- a CDS encoding NB-ARC domain-containing protein: MKFVGRDQELQELDKLLQENNQVAIAAILGMGGLGKTELALQYAMTQRENYKGGLCWLQAKVEDFGVQVVRFARTQLDLKPPEEFDLPAQVQYCWRNWREGNVLLVVDDVTDYQQVKPYLQGVSSRFKVLMTTRKKLGVAIKQLSLDVLQPDAALELLRSLLAETPERIERELDVANQLCEWLGYLPLGLELVGRYLARKPDLSLSKMMGRLKEKRLEQPATVNPQADMTAQRGIKAAFELSWQELAEDDKLLGCVLSLFAAAPIPWNLVEQCLTEKDEDELEEIRDDKLLNLHLLQRKGEGIYQLHPLLREFFQSKFTGLEQAEEFKRSFCQVIVAVAKKIPQTPTLEEINAVSLAIAHIAEVANNLIQDVSDEDLIWPFVGLSRFYEGQGLYTQAEPWNQKCLSTLQNRLGEEHPNVATSLNNLAELYRSQGRYSQAEPLYIQALALWRKLLGEEHPDVPQGLNNLAALYYSQGRYSQAEPLYIQALALWRKLLGEEHPDVAQGLNNLAELYRFQGRYSQAEPLHIQALALTRKLLGEEHPSVATILNNLAGLYDSQGKYSQAEPLYIQALALRRKLLGEEHPSVATSLNSLAALYYSQGRYSQAEPLYIQALALRRKLLGEEHPSVATSLNNLAALYDSQGRYSQAEPLYIQALALRRKLLGEEHPDVATSLNNLAYLYGSQGRYSQAEPLYIQALALRRKLLGEEHPDVATSLNNLAALYCSQGRYSQAELLYIQALDIFERQLGANHPHTVIVRDNLATLRDSL; the protein is encoded by the coding sequence GTGAAATTTGTCGGACGTGATCAAGAACTGCAAGAACTCGACAAACTTTTGCAGGAAAATAACCAAGTAGCCATTGCAGCTATTTTGGGAATGGGTGGACTGGGTAAAACAGAACTTGCCTTGCAATATGCCATGACTCAGCGCGAAAACTACAAAGGTGGACTGTGCTGGTTACAGGCGAAAGTTGAGGATTTTGGCGTTCAAGTGGTGCGGTTTGCCAGAACTCAGCTTGATTTAAAGCCACCAGAAGAATTTGATTTACCTGCACAAGTACAATACTGCTGGCGGAATTGGCGTGAGGGTAATGTGCTGCTGGTGGTGGATGATGTTACAGATTACCAGCAAGTCAAACCTTACCTACAGGGCGTATCTTCCAGATTTAAAGTGTTGATGACTACGCGCAAAAAGTTGGGTGTAGCTATCAAGCAATTATCTTTAGATGTATTACAACCAGATGCAGCATTGGAGTTGTTACGGTCTTTGCTGGCAGAAACACCAGAGCGAATTGAGAGAGAATTAGATGTAGCAAATCAGTTGTGCGAATGGCTGGGGTATTTGCCTTTGGGTTTAGAGTTAGTAGGGCGATATCTGGCGCGAAAACCGGATTTATCCCTATCGAAAATGATGGGGCGATTAAAGGAAAAGCGACTAGAACAACCTGCGACTGTCAACCCACAAGCAGATATGACAGCACAACGGGGAATAAAAGCCGCCTTTGAGTTGAGTTGGCAGGAATTAGCAGAGGATGATAAGTTATTAGGCTGTGTACTCAGTTTATTTGCCGCCGCACCCATACCCTGGAACTTAGTAGAACAGTGCTTAACAGAGAAAGATGAGGATGAGTTAGAAGAAATTCGGGATGATAAATTATTGAATCTGCATTTACTCCAGCGCAAAGGTGAAGGAATCTATCAACTACATCCCCTACTGCGGGAATTTTTCCAATCTAAGTTTACAGGTTTAGAGCAAGCAGAGGAATTTAAGCGATCGTTTTGTCAGGTAATAGTAGCAGTTGCTAAAAAAATTCCTCAGACTCCTACCCTTGAAGAAATTAACGCTGTTTCCCTTGCCATAGCACACATAGCTGAAGTAGCAAACAATCTCATTCAAGATGTCAGTGATGAAGATTTAATTTGGCCTTTTGTCGGCTTGAGTCGCTTTTATGAAGGACAAGGGTTATATACCCAAGCCGAACCTTGGAATCAAAAGTGTTTATCAACATTACAAAACCGCTTGGGAGAAGAACATCCCAATGTTGCCACTAGCCTCAACAACCTAGCAGAACTCTACCGTTCCCAAGGTAGATACAGCCAAGCCGAACCGCTTTACATCCAAGCTTTAGCACTCTGGCGCAAACTGTTGGGAGAAGAACATCCCGATGTTCCCCAAGGCCTCAACAACCTAGCAGCACTCTACTACTCCCAAGGCAGATACAGCCAAGCCGAACCGCTTTACATCCAAGCTTTAGCACTCTGGCGCAAACTGCTGGGAGAAGAACATCCCGATGTTGCCCAAGGACTCAACAACCTAGCAGAACTCTACCGTTTCCAAGGCAGATACAGCCAAGCCGAACCGCTTCACATCCAAGCTTTAGCACTCACGCGCAAACTGCTGGGAGAAGAACATCCTTCAGTTGCCACTATCCTCAACAACCTAGCAGGACTCTACGACTCCCAAGGCAAATACAGCCAAGCCGAACCGCTTTACATCCAAGCTTTAGCACTCAGGCGCAAACTGCTGGGAGAAGAACATCCCTCTGTTGCCACTAGCCTCAACAGCCTAGCAGCACTCTACTATTCCCAAGGCAGATACAGCCAAGCCGAACCGCTTTACATCCAAGCTTTAGCACTCAGACGCAAACTGCTGGGAGAAGAACATCCCTCAGTTGCCACTAGCCTCAACAACCTAGCAGCACTCTACGACTCCCAAGGCAGATACAGCCAAGCCGAACCGCTTTACATCCAAGCTTTAGCACTCAGGCGCAAACTGCTGGGAGAAGAACATCCCGATGTTGCCACTAGCCTCAACAACCTAGCATATCTCTACGGCTCCCAAGGCAGATACAGCCAAGCCGAACCGCTTTACATCCAAGCTTTAGCACTCAGGCGCAAACTGCTGGGAGAAGAACATCCCGATGTTGCCACTAGCCTCAACAACCTAGCAGCACTCTACTGTTCCCAAGGCAGATACAGCCAAGCCGAACTGCTTTACATCCAAGCTTT
- a CDS encoding aliphatic sulfonate monooxygenase, with protein sequence MEIFWYLPTQGDERYLGTTIGRRQANYPYMQQIAQAVDKLGYGGMLIGTGQKQDTWIVAASLIPVTQNLRFLVAFRPAIMSPALSVRMAATFDQLSNGRIILNVVTGGDSQELAKDGVFLDHDQRYELTDEFLTIWRSLMQGDEVTFNGRHLQVAGAKLQFPTVQKPYPTLYFGGSSDAALQVAAKHIDVYLTWGEPPAQVAEKISKVRRLAAEQGRTVRFGIRMHVIVRETTQQAWDAANELIKYLDDETIASAQKRFSQSESAGQRRMAQLHSGSRHNLEISPNLWSGVGLVRGGAGTALVGDPDTVAARMLEYADLGIDTFVFSGYPHLEEAYRVAELLFPRLPLQTTQIAIPQQLPTPFNEFVTKTDLLKPQPV encoded by the coding sequence ATGGAAATATTTTGGTACTTACCAACTCAGGGCGATGAGCGTTATTTAGGCACAACAATTGGCAGACGACAAGCTAATTATCCCTATATGCAGCAAATCGCCCAAGCTGTGGATAAATTAGGCTACGGCGGGATGTTAATTGGGACTGGACAAAAGCAGGATACATGGATTGTGGCTGCTTCGTTGATTCCGGTTACACAAAACCTGCGGTTTTTAGTTGCCTTTCGTCCGGCGATTATGTCACCTGCATTATCTGTGAGGATGGCTGCAACCTTTGACCAACTTTCTAACGGTCGCATTATTTTAAACGTAGTGACTGGTGGCGATTCTCAAGAATTAGCCAAAGATGGCGTTTTCTTAGATCATGATCAGCGTTATGAACTGACGGATGAATTTTTAACAATTTGGCGATCGCTCATGCAAGGCGACGAAGTAACATTCAATGGTCGTCACCTCCAAGTTGCAGGCGCGAAACTGCAATTTCCAACCGTACAGAAGCCTTACCCTACCTTATATTTTGGTGGTTCTTCTGATGCAGCTTTGCAAGTTGCAGCTAAACACATTGATGTGTATTTAACCTGGGGCGAACCACCAGCCCAAGTAGCCGAAAAAATTAGTAAAGTCCGCAGACTAGCCGCAGAACAAGGGAGAACAGTCCGCTTTGGTATTCGGATGCACGTTATCGTTCGGGAAACTACTCAACAAGCTTGGGATGCAGCTAACGAACTGATCAAATATCTCGATGATGAAACAATAGCATCTGCCCAAAAACGCTTTTCCCAGTCGGAATCGGCCGGACAACGGCGGATGGCGCAGCTACACAGTGGTAGCCGCCACAACTTAGAAATTAGCCCAAATTTATGGTCTGGTGTGGGTTTAGTGCGGGGTGGTGCAGGTACAGCCTTAGTCGGAGATCCAGACACAGTAGCAGCGAGAATGCTGGAATATGCTGATTTAGGAATTGATACATTCGTATTCTCTGGCTATCCCCATTTAGAAGAAGCTTATCGGGTTGCTGAATTACTATTTCCCCGCTTACCACTCCAGACTACTCAAATCGCCATACCACAGCAGTTACCAACACCCTTTAACGAGTTTGTCACCAAGACAGATTTACTCAAACCCCAGCCTGTGTAG